A window from Planococcus maritimus encodes these proteins:
- a CDS encoding M24 family metallopeptidase, whose amino-acid sequence MTKLTNLQRFLKQQQLDAALITDPHNVFYLTGFNSDPKERLLAVMVFADAEPFLICPAMEASDAKAAGWTGEISGHADTQDAMQVLYDTAATRNQPMKRIAIEKAHMIVERYDAVNHFFQSPEIHSIDGQMNAMRVIKDAAELDILRHAASLADYAIEVAADVMQEGMKEIELMTEIETALKKRGITHMSFDTTVLTGPKAASPHGKTGQRKIELGDLVLMDLGVIYEGYCSDITRTLAFGEPSEQAKKVYDIVKRSEQAALDAVRPGVTAAELDGIARKTIEDAGYGDYFTHRLGHGLGISVHEFPSIHGSNDMPLEAGMVFTIEPGIYVTDQVGVRIEDDLVVTENGYEVLTKFPKELTIINR is encoded by the coding sequence ATGACCAAATTAACGAATTTACAGAGGTTTTTGAAACAGCAACAACTTGATGCGGCGCTCATCACCGATCCGCATAACGTTTTCTATTTGACGGGTTTTAACAGCGATCCAAAAGAGCGGTTGCTCGCCGTTATGGTATTTGCCGATGCAGAACCGTTTTTGATCTGCCCGGCAATGGAAGCCAGTGATGCGAAAGCGGCTGGTTGGACCGGTGAGATCTCGGGACACGCCGATACACAAGATGCCATGCAAGTTTTGTATGACACAGCCGCCACCCGAAACCAGCCGATGAAACGCATCGCCATCGAGAAAGCGCACATGATCGTTGAGCGCTACGACGCCGTCAACCACTTCTTTCAGTCGCCCGAGATTCATTCCATCGACGGACAGATGAACGCCATGCGCGTTATCAAAGACGCCGCCGAACTCGACATTTTGCGTCACGCTGCATCGCTTGCGGATTATGCCATTGAAGTAGCAGCGGACGTCATGCAAGAAGGCATGAAAGAAATCGAGTTGATGACGGAAATCGAGACGGCCTTGAAAAAGCGCGGCATCACTCATATGTCATTTGACACGACCGTGCTGACGGGCCCTAAAGCCGCATCTCCACACGGTAAAACTGGGCAACGCAAAATTGAACTCGGCGACCTCGTATTGATGGACCTCGGCGTTATCTATGAGGGCTATTGCTCGGACATCACCCGTACGCTCGCTTTTGGTGAACCGAGTGAGCAAGCGAAAAAAGTATACGATATCGTCAAACGTTCAGAACAAGCAGCACTTGACGCCGTGCGTCCTGGCGTCACAGCGGCTGAGCTCGACGGGATCGCCCGCAAAACCATTGAAGATGCAGGGTACGGCGACTATTTCACACATCGCCTCGGCCACGGACTTGGGATTTCTGTCCATGAATTCCCATCAATCCACGGCAGTAACGACATGCCGCTCGAAGCGGGCATGGTGTTTACGATCGAACCCGGCATTTATGTCACTGACCAAGTCGGCGTGCGCATCGAAGACGATTTGGTCGTCACTGAAAACGGCTACGAAGTACTGACCAAATTCCCGAAAGAACTGACGATCATCAACCGGTAA
- a CDS encoding metal-dependent hydrolase encodes MKISFHGHSVVKIHTGGKTILIDPFINGNELTDLIANEEKPDAILLTHAHNDHVGDTVAIAKSCGAVVVAPVELANYLSGQGLDAVGMNLGGAKEFEFGKVKYTKAFHSSSYTTDEGEVIYGGMPAGILFEAEGKTVYHAGDTEVFGDMEIIGKRHSIDLAFVPIGDFFTMGPEDAAYAVELLHPKTVVPIHYNTFPPIKQDPEQFKQVVKQAEVQIMEPGDSIEL; translated from the coding sequence ATGAAAATTTCATTTCACGGACATTCAGTGGTGAAAATCCACACCGGCGGCAAAACAATTCTCATCGATCCATTCATTAACGGAAACGAATTGACCGACCTGATTGCAAATGAAGAAAAGCCAGATGCGATCCTGTTGACGCATGCGCATAACGACCATGTGGGTGACACTGTGGCAATCGCAAAATCCTGCGGGGCTGTCGTTGTAGCACCCGTCGAGCTGGCGAATTATTTAAGTGGGCAAGGCTTGGATGCGGTCGGCATGAACCTCGGCGGTGCTAAAGAGTTCGAATTCGGGAAGGTGAAATATACAAAAGCGTTCCACAGCTCGTCTTATACGACAGATGAGGGGGAAGTCATTTACGGTGGTATGCCAGCCGGAATTCTTTTTGAAGCGGAAGGCAAGACCGTCTATCACGCAGGGGATACAGAAGTTTTCGGAGATATGGAAATCATCGGCAAGCGACATTCAATCGATTTGGCGTTTGTGCCAATCGGCGATTTCTTTACGATGGGGCCGGAAGATGCGGCTTATGCGGTAGAACTGCTACATCCGAAGACCGTAGTGCCAATTCACTACAACACCTTCCCACCGATCAAACAAGATCCGGAACAATTCAAGCAAGTAGTCAAGCAGGCGGAAGTTCAAATAATGGAACCTGGAGACAGCATCGAATTATAA
- a CDS encoding DRTGG domain-containing protein, translating to MATKHEQILDYIETLAVGEKISVRRIAKELQVSEGTAYRAIKEAENKRLVSTIERVGTIRIERKKKENIERLTYAEIVKVVDGQVLGGRAGLHKSLNKFVIGAMQLEDMMRYTEAGNLLIVGNRYKAHEYALQAGAAVLVTGGFDASDQVKKLADELELPVISTSYDTFTVATMINRAIYDQLIKKEILLIEDILIPLENTHFLHVKDPISRYNELNNETTHGGFPVVDSNGRLVGIVTSRDVIGASDTEAIDKVMTKDPITVSLQTSVAAAGHRMIWEGIDLLPITDDHHNLMGIISRQDVLKAIQTAQRQPQQGETIDDIIKSQLNLVQEDKLSLEFRVTPQMTNAYGSLSYGAYTMVLTEAAATALKTKNRKDSVLENMTVYFLKPVQLDAALIIRPTILDISRKSAKVDVEVFYDQQVIGKSMLTFQLLDR from the coding sequence ATGGCAACGAAACACGAACAGATTTTGGACTATATCGAGACTTTGGCTGTAGGAGAGAAAATCTCCGTTCGCCGGATTGCCAAAGAGCTTCAAGTTTCAGAAGGCACCGCTTACCGGGCCATTAAAGAAGCGGAAAACAAGCGGTTGGTGTCAACGATTGAACGGGTTGGCACCATTCGCATCGAGCGCAAGAAAAAAGAGAACATCGAGCGGTTGACTTATGCGGAAATTGTCAAAGTCGTCGATGGCCAAGTGCTCGGGGGACGGGCAGGACTCCATAAATCGCTCAATAAATTCGTCATCGGTGCGATGCAGCTTGAAGACATGATGCGCTATACGGAAGCGGGCAATTTGCTGATTGTCGGCAATCGCTACAAAGCTCACGAGTATGCCTTGCAAGCAGGAGCTGCTGTACTTGTCACCGGAGGCTTTGACGCCTCGGACCAAGTGAAGAAGCTCGCCGACGAACTGGAACTGCCAGTAATCTCCACCAGTTACGATACATTTACTGTGGCGACAATGATTAACCGGGCAATTTACGATCAATTAATTAAAAAAGAGATTTTGCTCATTGAAGATATCTTAATCCCGCTTGAAAACACGCATTTTCTGCACGTCAAGGATCCAATCAGCCGCTATAATGAATTAAATAACGAAACGACGCATGGTGGATTTCCGGTCGTCGACAGCAACGGCCGGCTGGTCGGCATCGTCACTTCGCGTGACGTCATCGGTGCATCTGATACGGAAGCAATCGACAAAGTGATGACCAAAGATCCAATTACTGTTTCACTGCAGACGAGTGTCGCAGCAGCAGGCCACCGGATGATTTGGGAAGGCATCGACTTGCTGCCGATTACAGACGACCATCACAATTTGATGGGCATCATCAGTCGACAAGATGTGTTGAAAGCGATTCAAACAGCCCAGCGCCAGCCACAACAAGGCGAAACGATCGATGATATTATCAAAAGCCAATTAAACCTGGTACAAGAAGACAAACTCAGTTTGGAATTTCGTGTCACGCCTCAAATGACCAATGCGTACGGCTCTTTGTCTTATGGGGCTTATACGATGGTGCTGACAGAAGCAGCGGCGACAGCACTCAAGACGAAAAACCGTAAAGACAGCGTGCTAGAAAACATGACAGTTTATTTCCTAAAGCCTGTGCAATTGGACGCCGCATTGATCATCCGGCCGACAATTTTGGACATTAGCCGTAAGTCAGCAAAAGTTGATGTGGAAGTATTTTACGATCAGCAAGTAATCGGCAAATCGATGTTGACATTCCAATTGCTCGACCGTTAA
- a CDS encoding YtpI family protein: MLIFIFLIIVSAAFYLYYKTKQIRTRLPVRKNWYASRAQIALGSFIAFFGVNQLFIFQTAVTYIIAGIFIVLGLVLIVHNYKANRHYQAFLDEETRLNP, translated from the coding sequence ATGCTTATATTTATATTTTTGATTATCGTTTCAGCTGCATTTTATCTTTATTATAAAACGAAACAAATCCGCACACGTCTGCCGGTGCGTAAAAACTGGTATGCTAGCCGCGCCCAAATTGCGCTCGGCAGCTTTATTGCCTTTTTCGGCGTCAACCAGCTGTTTATCTTCCAAACTGCTGTCACTTATATCATCGCAGGGATTTTCATCGTCCTGGGCTTGGTGCTGATTGTTCATAATTACAAGGCAAACCGCCATTACCAAGCATTTCTAGACGAAGAAACCCGCTTGAATCCATAA
- the dnaE gene encoding DNA polymerase III subunit alpha: MVYPHIVTAADPLQSTIRLEELFGVLIEQGAGAAALVNSKLYGVLPFWDACKKAGIHGVLGLSVPVDFDGAALPVVLYAQNNTGYHMLLKLSSALATRDVEAIPQKWLVAYQEGLFCVIPDHAMWVLTDRSEAFGILSRLFGERLIASIERPGGMIKETESAFIDSCSSFGLQFMASHECRYIKEQDAFAYEVASAIGDGFKLSDPERGKPEHSSAFVPTKSQWAEWFSDHPEWLEQSRTLLMSCRVTISLNRQLLPKYPVKEGSDKHDVIRSLCLNGLQERVGELQQTYSDRLDYELGVISSMGYIDYFLIVSDFMAFARKKGILTGPGRGSSAGSLVAFALRITDVDPLAHGLLFERFLNPERVTLPDIDIDFADHRRHEVVEYVAKKYGALQTAQIITFGTLSAKAVARDTARVFGFEAEELEKISKLIPSRPGITLREALRESKALEEWIIGNETRERWFKTALRLEGLPRNSSIHAAGVILSPGPLVDYVPIEKGNDDIFITQWPMQELEAIGLLKMDFLGLRNLTILENMAHMLKRDRNMTIDYRNLPFDDQASFSLLAKGDTAGIFQLESPGMRRALMLIKPNAFGDIVAVNALYRPGPMEFIPLYARRKHAEEAVTYIHPVLEPILSETYGVIVYQEQIMKIAADMAGFSLGEADLLRRAVSKKSRQILDEEREHFVGGATEKGYTAKEAGDVYDLIVRFADYGFPKSHAVAYSMISYQLAYMKAHYPVQFYAALLSNSQGNNEKTAQFMREMKDRGIALAAPCIRNSRYGFSSEGQQVRAGLSTVKGVPGTAVKAILAARKNGPFESLFNIAERISAVHFTRKALEPLIKAGALDELGKDRAVLLASLDSAIKHAELVKPNEEPGLFDEMGSSFMKPKYTKAEPMPDGLKLDFEKEALGFYLSTHPVEREKEQRNKTYTALNDMPKKKDRERVEVLGLVEDVRRIRTKKGDAMAFVTLQDETGVASVTLFPKEYAQYNEMLDKDALLEIQGTAETRQGKTTIICKNIV; the protein is encoded by the coding sequence ATGGTCTATCCGCATATCGTGACGGCGGCTGATCCGCTCCAAAGCACGATTCGCCTTGAAGAATTATTCGGAGTTCTCATAGAACAAGGCGCTGGAGCGGCAGCTCTGGTCAATTCTAAATTATATGGCGTTCTTCCTTTTTGGGACGCATGCAAAAAGGCCGGCATCCACGGGGTGCTCGGCCTTTCCGTGCCTGTTGATTTTGATGGTGCCGCGCTGCCTGTTGTGCTTTATGCACAGAACAACACCGGTTACCATATGTTATTAAAACTAAGCAGTGCTTTAGCCACACGAGATGTGGAAGCAATCCCGCAAAAATGGCTAGTTGCATATCAGGAAGGTTTATTCTGTGTGATTCCCGATCATGCCATGTGGGTGTTGACAGATCGTAGTGAAGCGTTCGGCATTCTGTCGCGTTTATTTGGGGAGCGCTTGATTGCTAGTATCGAGCGGCCTGGTGGCATGATCAAAGAAACCGAAAGCGCATTTATCGACAGCTGTTCATCATTTGGGCTCCAATTCATGGCGAGCCATGAATGCCGTTATATAAAAGAGCAAGATGCTTTCGCTTATGAAGTAGCAAGTGCAATCGGCGACGGCTTTAAGCTTAGCGATCCCGAACGGGGGAAACCTGAGCATTCATCGGCTTTTGTGCCAACGAAAAGCCAATGGGCGGAATGGTTTTCAGACCATCCAGAATGGTTGGAGCAAAGCCGTACGTTGCTTATGAGCTGCCGTGTCACCATCTCCTTGAATCGACAATTGCTGCCAAAATATCCGGTAAAAGAAGGTAGCGATAAACACGATGTCATCCGTTCACTTTGTTTGAATGGCTTACAAGAACGTGTCGGGGAATTGCAACAAACTTATTCGGATAGACTCGATTACGAACTGGGCGTCATTTCGTCCATGGGCTATATCGATTACTTTCTCATCGTGTCCGACTTTATGGCCTTTGCCAGAAAAAAAGGCATCTTGACCGGGCCGGGCCGTGGATCTTCTGCCGGTTCACTCGTGGCCTTTGCACTGCGCATTACGGACGTAGACCCGCTTGCACACGGCTTGTTATTCGAACGGTTCCTGAATCCAGAGCGTGTCACTTTGCCGGATATCGATATTGATTTCGCAGATCACCGCCGCCATGAAGTCGTCGAATATGTTGCGAAAAAATATGGCGCCTTGCAAACGGCACAAATCATTACTTTCGGAACATTGTCAGCAAAAGCGGTTGCGAGAGATACAGCAAGGGTATTTGGGTTTGAGGCTGAAGAACTTGAGAAAATTTCAAAACTTATCCCGAGTCGACCAGGCATCACTTTGCGCGAAGCACTTCGCGAATCGAAAGCTCTAGAAGAATGGATTATCGGCAATGAAACCCGTGAACGTTGGTTCAAAACTGCGCTCCGGCTGGAAGGCCTTCCCCGCAATTCTTCTATTCATGCCGCAGGCGTCATTTTGAGCCCGGGCCCGTTAGTGGATTACGTACCAATTGAAAAAGGCAATGACGATATATTCATCACCCAATGGCCTATGCAGGAACTTGAAGCGATCGGCTTATTGAAAATGGATTTTCTTGGGCTGCGCAATTTAACCATTTTGGAAAACATGGCGCATATGCTAAAACGCGACCGAAACATGACAATAGATTACCGAAACTTGCCGTTCGACGATCAAGCAAGCTTTAGCCTACTGGCAAAAGGCGATACAGCGGGCATTTTTCAGTTAGAATCACCGGGCATGCGGCGAGCTTTGATGCTCATTAAACCGAATGCATTTGGTGATATTGTCGCGGTTAATGCCTTGTACCGCCCAGGCCCGATGGAATTTATCCCGCTTTATGCGCGGCGCAAGCACGCAGAAGAGGCGGTCACCTATATTCATCCCGTACTAGAGCCGATTTTATCGGAAACATATGGCGTCATCGTCTATCAGGAGCAAATCATGAAAATTGCTGCTGACATGGCGGGCTTTAGTCTAGGCGAAGCCGATCTATTGCGCCGAGCTGTCAGCAAAAAAAGTCGCCAAATACTTGATGAAGAGCGTGAGCATTTTGTTGGCGGTGCTACGGAGAAAGGCTATACCGCTAAAGAAGCAGGGGATGTTTATGACTTGATTGTGCGGTTTGCCGATTATGGCTTTCCGAAAAGCCATGCAGTCGCCTATAGCATGATTTCTTATCAACTGGCGTATATGAAAGCCCATTACCCTGTGCAGTTTTATGCTGCCCTATTATCGAACAGCCAAGGCAATAATGAGAAAACGGCTCAATTCATGCGGGAAATGAAAGATCGTGGAATTGCCCTTGCCGCGCCTTGTATACGAAACAGCCGCTATGGATTTTCATCGGAGGGCCAACAAGTTCGTGCAGGATTGAGCACTGTAAAAGGCGTTCCTGGCACAGCAGTGAAAGCCATTCTGGCAGCTAGAAAAAATGGCCCCTTTGAAAGCCTCTTTAATATTGCTGAACGCATATCAGCCGTGCATTTCACTCGCAAAGCGCTTGAGCCATTGATCAAAGCGGGCGCATTGGATGAGCTTGGCAAAGATCGTGCTGTGCTGCTCGCATCTCTAGACAGCGCAATCAAGCATGCAGAACTGGTTAAGCCCAATGAAGAACCTGGTTTGTTCGATGAAATGGGATCTAGCTTTATGAAACCGAAATACACAAAAGCTGAACCAATGCCCGACGGACTCAAGCTCGACTTTGAAAAAGAAGCACTTGGATTTTATTTGAGTACCCATCCTGTGGAACGTGAAAAAGAACAGCGAAATAAAACGTATACAGCGCTCAACGACATGCCGAAGAAAAAGGACCGCGAGCGTGTAGAAGTGCTGGGACTGGTAGAAGATGTGCGCCGCATCCGTACAAAAAAAGGCGATGCAATGGCTTTTGTAACCTTACAGGACGAAACCGGCGTCGCATCGGTTACGCTGTTCCCAAAAGAGTATGCACAGTACAACGAAATGCTGGATAAGGATGCCTTGCTAGAAATCCAAGGAACAGCTGAAACCCGCCAAGGCAAGACGACCATCATCTGCAAAAACATCGTATGA
- a CDS encoding FadR/GntR family transcriptional regulator, with amino-acid sequence MTQPKRYLNIVSEMRDMIREQNIRPGDRIPSERELAEKLAVGRSTIREALRSLELLGLIETRRGEGTFLTDPGKHRLVELLATFILQDTKTLEDIRETMCIHETAAIQAICSSEAWKLPVWESLRERLDGHEFIREDFVRELMVLSGNRLSLKIWFLLKQYGGNPYDGEASLEEKALLKNILLAIEQQDGPTAIREFKTWSSVLIKGENA; translated from the coding sequence ATGACTCAACCAAAGCGTTATTTAAATATTGTAAGTGAAATGCGGGATATGATTCGGGAACAGAATATTCGTCCGGGTGACCGGATTCCATCAGAACGGGAGCTGGCTGAAAAGTTGGCAGTCGGCCGTTCGACGATCCGCGAAGCGCTCCGAAGCTTGGAATTGCTCGGGCTTATCGAAACGCGTCGCGGGGAAGGGACATTTTTGACTGACCCTGGGAAACATCGCCTCGTTGAATTGCTGGCGACTTTCATCTTGCAAGATACAAAAACTCTAGAAGATATACGCGAAACGATGTGCATTCACGAAACTGCGGCAATCCAGGCTATTTGTTCAAGTGAAGCTTGGAAACTACCGGTCTGGGAGAGTTTGCGTGAGCGGCTCGACGGGCATGAATTTATCAGGGAAGATTTCGTCCGCGAGTTAATGGTATTGTCCGGCAACCGGTTATCGCTGAAAATTTGGTTCTTATTAAAGCAGTACGGGGGCAATCCTTACGACGGCGAAGCAAGCCTTGAAGAAAAAGCCTTATTGAAGAACATCCTGCTGGCCATTGAACAACAGGATGGCCCAACAGCCATCCGCGAATTCAAAACTTGGAGCAGCGTCTTAATTAAAGGAGAGAATGCATAA
- the accD gene encoding acetyl-CoA carboxylase, carboxyltransferase subunit beta has protein sequence MAMIRDIFKRKRDEKEATIPSKAAKDVPEGLMTKCPNCKHITLTKELENLGKVCPKCDHHFKMTARERIVHLLDEASFESVDDHLKSENPLNFPGYSEKVQADCEKTGLNEAVLTGTGAIKGQQVVVAVMDSHFRMGSMGSVVGEKITRAVELATKLKVPFLIFTASGGARMQEGVLSLMQMAKTSVALKRHSNEGLLFVSILTHPTTGGVSASFASVGDINLAEPKALIGFAGRRVIEQTVREKLPEDFQTAEFLLAHGQLDAVVHRSKMRETLSTIVQLHVKGAESNV, from the coding sequence ATGGCAATGATAAGAGATATATTCAAGCGAAAACGAGATGAAAAAGAAGCGACAATTCCGTCCAAAGCGGCTAAAGACGTGCCTGAAGGCTTGATGACCAAATGTCCGAACTGCAAACACATCACTTTAACAAAAGAATTGGAGAATTTGGGAAAAGTATGCCCGAAATGCGATCATCATTTTAAAATGACAGCACGCGAACGGATTGTTCATCTATTGGACGAAGCGAGTTTTGAATCAGTAGACGATCATTTGAAATCTGAGAACCCGTTAAATTTCCCAGGATACAGTGAAAAAGTTCAAGCTGACTGCGAAAAAACTGGTTTAAACGAAGCGGTGCTAACAGGAACAGGGGCGATTAAAGGACAACAAGTAGTCGTGGCTGTTATGGATTCACATTTTCGCATGGGCTCGATGGGCTCGGTAGTAGGCGAAAAAATCACGCGTGCTGTGGAATTGGCCACCAAGTTAAAAGTGCCATTTTTAATCTTTACAGCGAGTGGCGGGGCACGCATGCAAGAAGGCGTATTGTCGCTTATGCAAATGGCAAAAACAAGTGTTGCACTTAAACGCCATTCGAACGAGGGCTTGTTGTTCGTGTCGATTTTGACGCATCCGACAACTGGCGGCGTGTCCGCGAGTTTTGCATCTGTCGGCGACATCAATTTGGCGGAACCAAAGGCATTGATCGGCTTTGCCGGACGCCGCGTCATCGAACAAACGGTCCGTGAAAAATTGCCGGAAGACTTCCAAACGGCAGAATTTTTACTGGCTCATGGACAGCTGGATGCGGTCGTACATCGGTCGAAAATGCGTGAGACATTATCGACGATTGTGCAACTGCACGTGAAAGGAGCTGAATCCAATGTCTAA
- a CDS encoding acetyl-CoA carboxylase carboxyltransferase subunit alpha, translating to MSKKKMKTMAFEEPLIELRKKISELKEYTKTADVDLSSEITSLEERFAKLEEEIYENMKPWDRVQVARHPERPTTLDYLPLVFNDFIELHGDRVYGDDEAIIGGIGSFEGQAVTIIGHQRGKDTKENVRRNFGMPHPEGYRKALRLMKQAEKFGRPVICLIDTKGAYPGRAAEERGQSEAIARNLVEMAGLEVPVLSIVIGEGGSGGALALGVGNQILMLENSTFSVISPEGAASILWKDSALAKTAAEAMKITAPDLLNMGIIEHMIPEVRGGAHHDTTRQAQLISGAIRHSLKELGSLSPQQLIEQRYEKFRAIGVFTE from the coding sequence ATGTCTAAAAAGAAAATGAAGACAATGGCGTTTGAAGAACCTTTAATTGAGTTGAGAAAAAAGATTTCTGAACTGAAGGAATATACAAAAACAGCAGATGTTGATCTCAGTTCAGAAATTACTTCTCTAGAAGAGCGGTTTGCAAAACTCGAGGAAGAAATATATGAAAACATGAAGCCTTGGGATCGTGTTCAAGTGGCGCGCCACCCGGAACGTCCGACGACTTTGGATTACTTGCCACTTGTTTTCAATGATTTCATCGAGCTGCACGGAGATCGAGTTTATGGAGACGATGAGGCAATCATCGGCGGTATCGGCAGCTTTGAAGGGCAAGCGGTAACCATCATCGGTCATCAGCGCGGCAAGGACACGAAAGAAAATGTCCGCCGCAATTTCGGGATGCCGCATCCAGAAGGCTACCGGAAAGCGCTGCGCTTGATGAAACAAGCAGAAAAATTTGGACGCCCAGTCATTTGCCTGATTGATACAAAAGGCGCATACCCAGGCAGGGCCGCTGAAGAGCGCGGACAAAGCGAAGCGATTGCCCGCAACTTAGTCGAAATGGCAGGTCTCGAAGTGCCAGTGCTGTCAATCGTTATCGGCGAAGGCGGCAGCGGCGGGGCATTAGCGCTTGGTGTCGGCAACCAGATTTTGATGCTTGAGAATTCGACGTTCTCGGTCATTTCACCGGAAGGGGCAGCGTCGATTTTGTGGAAAGATTCGGCACTTGCGAAAACGGCGGCGGAAGCGATGAAAATAACTGCACCTGATCTATTAAATATGGGCATTATCGAGCACATGATTCCGGAAGTGCGCGGTGGGGCGCATCACGATACGACTCGACAAGCACAGTTAATCAGTGGCGCTATCCGTCACTCCTTGAAGGAACTAGGAAGTTTAAGTCCTCAACAATTGATTGAACAACGCTACGAAAAATTCCGGGCGATCGGAGTTTTCACTGAATAA
- the pfkA gene encoding 6-phosphofructokinase gives MKKIGVLTSGGDSPGMNAAVRAVVRKGIFHGVEVAGVYYGYQGLINGDIKDLQAGDVGDIIQRGGTKLYSARCDEFRTEAGQLKAIEQMKKNGIEGLVVIGGDGSYRGAMALTKRGFPSIGVPGTIDNDIPGTDYTIGFDTALNTVIEAIDKIRDTATSHERTFIIEVMGRDAGDLAVWAGLAGGAETILIPEAPFDIEDMLERLESGRKRGKKHSIIIVAEGVMSGGELAEQISGKTNVETRVSVLGHIQRGGTPTARDRVLGSLFGARAVEVLLEGKGGLAIGMKNHQVVDYDMTTAFEKDHDADMSLYELSKELSI, from the coding sequence ATGAAAAAGATTGGAGTATTAACAAGTGGCGGTGATTCGCCCGGGATGAATGCGGCGGTTCGCGCAGTTGTCCGGAAAGGCATTTTTCATGGCGTTGAAGTAGCTGGCGTCTATTATGGCTACCAAGGCTTGATTAATGGAGATATCAAAGACCTGCAAGCAGGAGATGTCGGCGATATCATCCAGCGCGGAGGCACAAAACTTTATTCTGCCCGTTGCGACGAGTTCCGGACAGAAGCAGGACAATTAAAGGCGATCGAACAAATGAAGAAAAATGGCATTGAAGGCCTAGTAGTCATTGGCGGAGACGGTTCATACCGCGGCGCGATGGCTTTGACTAAAAGAGGGTTTCCGAGTATCGGGGTTCCCGGGACGATCGATAACGATATTCCCGGAACGGATTACACAATCGGTTTCGATACGGCCTTGAACACCGTCATTGAAGCAATCGATAAGATTCGCGACACGGCGACTAGTCACGAGCGGACATTCATCATCGAAGTGATGGGCAGAGATGCTGGCGATTTAGCTGTATGGGCAGGGCTAGCCGGCGGTGCCGAGACTATCCTGATCCCTGAAGCACCATTTGATATCGAGGATATGCTCGAACGCCTCGAAAGCGGCCGCAAGCGCGGCAAGAAACACAGCATTATCATCGTTGCTGAAGGCGTCATGAGCGGCGGGGAATTAGCTGAGCAGATCTCCGGCAAGACCAATGTGGAAACGCGTGTCTCTGTTCTTGGCCATATCCAACGCGGCGGTACGCCAACTGCCCGCGACCGTGTGCTTGGGAGCTTGTTCGGCGCACGGGCTGTAGAAGTGCTGCTTGAAGGAAAAGGCGGCCTGGCTATTGGCATGAAAAATCATCAGGTGGTAGACTATGATATGACAACGGCATTCGAAAAAGATCACGATGCCGATATGAGCTTGTACGAACTTTCTAAAGAGTTATCAATTTAA